One Amaranthus tricolor cultivar Red isolate AtriRed21 chromosome 10, ASM2621246v1, whole genome shotgun sequence genomic window carries:
- the LOC130824898 gene encoding uncharacterized protein LOC130824898, with product MSERPQNPPNNNNNTQNNQDTCTIYGSHFYIHPSDTTIIKLVPEPFNGIGFIDWKRSVMLTLSPKNKFCFIDGSLPEPLLNHINYAAWHRCNDMVKNWLHCSLVKNIAKSVYYCKTATEIWNDLEERYGQAIASQLYSLRQSLLDVKQESDESFADFYTKIKRIWDEIDMHDPLSVCSCNACNCTSSQKNLRSQQPRRVMSFLMKLTDDFKQVRSNVLCHISE from the coding sequence ATGTCTGAAAGACCACAAAATCCaccaaataacaacaataatactcAAAACAATCAAGATACTTGCACCATTTATGGAAGTCATTTCTACATTCATCCCTCAGATACTACTATTATTAAACTTGTTCCTGAGCCCTTCAATGGCATAGGGTTCATTGATTGGAAAAGATCTGTTATGCTTACCTTATCCCCTAAAAACAAATTTTGTTTCATTGATGGCTCCCTCCCTGAACCCCTCTTAAATCATATCAACTATGCAGCTTGGCATAGATGTAATGACATGGTCAAAAATTGGTTACATTGTTCATTAGTGAAAAATATTGCAAAGAGTGTGTATTACTGCAAAACTGCAACTGAGATATGGAATGATTTGGAAGAAAGATATGGCCAAGCTATAGCTTCACAATTATATTCTTTAAGGCAAAGTTTGTTGGATGTTAAACAAGAATCTGATGAATCATTTGCTGATTTCTACACCAAAATCAAAAGGATTTGGGATGAAATTGATATGCATGATCCCTTATCTGTATGTTCATGTAATGCTTGCAATTGCACTTCTAGCCAGAAAAATCTAAGATCACAACAGCCAAGGAGAGTAATGTCGTTCTTGATGAAGTTAACTGATGATTTCAAACAAGTTAGAAGTAATGTTCTATGCCATATTTCTGAATAA